In Flavobacteriales bacterium, the genomic window CTTTAGTGAATGAAAAACCGGTTTCTGTCTTTATCGTGCAATCGCCCAAAGCCTTCTGAGATATTTGCCGTTACTGACCTTGAGGCCCTTGTAATCCGATCTTTGAGAAGATAAGACTCACTTTTTGGTAGTAGAGGGATTAATTCCTTCGAAACGAAAACCCTTAACTCACGGCCTTTTTTTCCAGCAATTCAGCTCTGTGAATGATTTTAGTGTTGGCATTATCCAAAGTTGTGTAATCATCGTAAAACGACCAATCTGTTTTGAGAATGAATTAGAACGATAGTTTCTATCTTGCCAACTATCCAACTATCCAACTATGAAGAACCTCCTCCCCCTCCTCATAACCCTCCTTGCCTTTACAGCCGTCCGGGCCCAAGACAAGCGGGCTTTGAGCCCAAACGACTACGCCACCTGGGAACGAATAGGTGCTCGCGAAATGAGCAACGACGGACAATGGGCCTACTACGAGGTCAACGTTGCGCGGGGCGATGGATACCTCGAGGTGCATGAACTTGGAGGAACTAAGAAATACCGAGTGCCGCGTGGGGGTGATGCCGAGTTCAGTTTCGATAGTCAGTACCTCGTTTGTACGGTCAGCCCGCAGTACGATACGATTCGTCAACTCAAGCTCGATGAGGTCGACGAAGATGAGCACCCGAAAGATACCTTGCTGATACTGAATCTGACCTCGGGAGAAATGGAGAAAATAGAGCGGGTGAAGAGTTTCCGCCTTACTGAAGATGCAGTAGGGCCATTGGTCTATCAGCTGGAGAAACCATTGCCGCGCGAGCCCGACACCACAGAGGAGGTGGGCGAAAAGCTCGACGAGGATTCTGCGGCCGTTGAGGAGCCTGAAGATCCATCCGAGCACCCGGGACACGAACTCGTGGTGCGCACCCTCGACGGTTTCACAGAGCATCGGGTACTGCAAACCGACGACTACCGCCTCGCGGACTTTGGTGCCTATACCTACTACATGCGCGAAACCGAGGACACGCTCCACGACGACGGGCTCTACGTCATTGAAAATGCCAAGGGCATCATTACCATGATCGACACCACGCGCGAGGAAATCGGGGCCTTTGTTCCGGACCACACCGGCGAACGCCTGGTCTACCTCGCAACCGACGACTCCACTGAAGCCGAAATCCGCTACTACTCCGCTTATTTATTCCGCCCGGGTAAAGGGGCGAAGCTCCTGGCCGATACGAGTGTTCGCGGCCTCGCGGCCGGATGGATGATGAGCGCGAACGGTAGCCCATTGTGGATGGAAGATGGTCGATACCTCTTTTTAGAAGTGGCGCCCGTTCCTGTGACCTATGAAGAAGACTCCACCCAACTCCCCGACGAAAAGGTGAGCGTGGATATATGGTCGTGGAACGATCCCGACATCCAACCCTATCAAAAAGAAAATGCCAAGGACGAGCAGAATAGGAGCTATACGGCACGTTTCGATTTTAATGAAGAACGCCTAGTCATAATCGAGACTCCAAAGATCCAAGAGGTGCGAATTAACCCAAAAAGTGAGCATCACGTGGCCTTGGGGTCAAGTGAGCTCAAGTACAGAGAATTGCATAGTTATGCCTATCCGTGGCTAACCGATTATTACACCATCGACCTCAAAACAGGTGAACGTAGTTTAGCTATCGATGCCCAAGGGTTCCGACCCGATCTATCGGAAGGAGGTAATTACTTGGCGTACTACAACGGCAGCGATAGCTCGTGGTACGTGTACGAACGCATAGCGAGCTTGAGCCGAAAAGTAAGCGAAGGTGCCGATGTCGCCTGGTACGATGAAGAAGACGATCACCCGGCGGTGCCCTACCCCTACGGAGTAGCGGGATGGAGCAAAGGCGATAAAAAATTATTCGTGTACGATCGATACGATATTTGGGCCCTCGATCCGCTCGGCAAGGACGATCCGGTATGTGTCACGAACGACTACGGCCGCAAGAATGAGATCCGTCTCCGCTATGTCGCTACGAACCCGGAGGAGACCTTCCGCCCGAAGGGCGAATGGCTCTTGATTGTCTTCGCCGAAGAAACGAAGCAAGACGGATTCTACCGACTGCCCAGGCTGGGCGAGGACCCGGTGAAACTGATCCTGGAAGAACGCAATTACAGTTATCAAACGAGCACCGAAAACAGCGACCGACTGCTGTTTACGAGCGAGACTTTTGAGGAGCCGGGCGATTTGTACTGGAGCGAAGGTAATTTCGACGATGTGAAGAAGCTGAGCGACATTAATCCGCAGAAGGATGAGATCAAATGGGGAACGGCAGAGCTGACGAAATGGAGATCGAACCACGGTGAAGAGCTCGAAGGGCTCATTTTCAAGCCTGAGAATTTTGACCCCAATAAGAAATACCCGATGATCGTGTATTTCTACGAGCGTTACAGCAGTTCACTGCATGCGTACC contains:
- a CDS encoding S9 family peptidase, coding for MKNLLPLLITLLAFTAVRAQDKRALSPNDYATWERIGAREMSNDGQWAYYEVNVARGDGYLEVHELGGTKKYRVPRGGDAEFSFDSQYLVCTVSPQYDTIRQLKLDEVDEDEHPKDTLLILNLTSGEMEKIERVKSFRLTEDAVGPLVYQLEKPLPREPDTTEEVGEKLDEDSAAVEEPEDPSEHPGHELVVRTLDGFTEHRVLQTDDYRLADFGAYTYYMRETEDTLHDDGLYVIENAKGIITMIDTTREEIGAFVPDHTGERLVYLATDDSTEAEIRYYSAYLFRPGKGAKLLADTSVRGLAAGWMMSANGSPLWMEDGRYLFLEVAPVPVTYEEDSTQLPDEKVSVDIWSWNDPDIQPYQKENAKDEQNRSYTARFDFNEERLVIIETPKIQEVRINPKSEHHVALGSSELKYRELHSYAYPWLTDYYTIDLKTGERSLAIDAQGFRPDLSEGGNYLAYYNGSDSSWYVYERIASLSRKVSEGADVAWYDEEDDHPAVPYPYGVAGWSKGDKKLFVYDRYDIWALDPLGKDDPVCVTNDYGRKNEIRLRYVATNPEETFRPKGEWLLIVFAEETKQDGFYRLPRLGEDPVKLILEERNYSYQTSTENSDRLLFTSETFEEPGDLYWSEGNFDDVKKLSDINPQKDEIKWGTAELTKWRSNHGEELEGLIFKPENFDPNKKYPMIVYFYERYSSSLHAYRQPGPSRSIVNFSYLVSHDYVVFVPDIVYRDGYPGPSSYDCVVPGVQHMINLGYVDSERIGVQGQSWGGYQTAYLVTQTDIFACGFAGAPVSNMTSAYGGIRWGSGLSRQFQYERTQSRIGGSLWEYPERYIENSPVFFADRVNTPLLIMHNDNDGAVSWYQGIEYFMALRRNNKPTWMLVYNNEAHNLREWHNRMDLDKRMYQFFDHYLKGVPAPKWMTEGVPATVKGKEFGYELTK
- a CDS encoding four helix bundle protein is translated as MAGKKGRELRVFVSKELIPLLPKSESYLLKDRITRASRSVTANISEGFGRLHDKDRNRFFIH